From Streptomyces sp. NBC_00690, a single genomic window includes:
- a CDS encoding 2-oxoacid:acceptor oxidoreductase subunit alpha, producing the protein MTVDTVGVEEAEPVSASVPAKEVRRLDRVVIRFAGDSGDGMQLTGDRFTSETASLGNDLSTLPNFPAEIRAPAGTLPGVSSFQLHFADHDILTPGDAPNVLVAMNPAALKANLADVPLGGEIIVNTDEFAKRAMAKVGYATSPLDDGTLEGYRVHPVPLTSLTIEALKDFGLSRKEAERSKNMFALGLLSWMYHRPTEGTEAFLRSKFAKKPQIAEANIAAFRAGWNFGETTEDFAVSYEIAPATSAFTPGTYRNMSGNLALSLGLIAASQQADLPLYLGSYPITPASDILHELSKHKNFGVRTFQAEDEIAGIGAALGAAFGGQLAVTTTSGPGVALKSETIGLAVSLELPLLIVDIQRGGPSTGLPTKTEQADLLQAMYGRNGEAPVPIVAPKTPGDCFNAALDAARIALTYRTPVFLLSDGYLANGSEPWRIPDLTELPDLKVQFTTTTNHTLADGTEVFWPYKRDPQTLARPWAVPGTPGLEHRIGGIEKQDGTGNISYDPANHEHMVRTRQAKIDHITVPDLTVDDPHNARTLVLGWGSTYGPITAAVRRLRADGHPIAQAHLTHLNPFPTNLKTILNHYQHTVIPEMNLGQLATLIRARYLTPAHSHTQVNGMPFKAEQLAAALKEHIHD; encoded by the coding sequence GTGACGGTAGACACGGTAGGCGTCGAAGAGGCTGAGCCGGTGTCGGCCTCCGTCCCGGCCAAGGAGGTTCGCCGGTTGGATCGGGTGGTGATCCGGTTTGCTGGTGACTCGGGTGATGGGATGCAGCTTACGGGTGACCGGTTTACGTCGGAGACGGCGTCGTTGGGGAATGATCTTTCGACGTTGCCGAACTTCCCGGCGGAGATCAGGGCGCCTGCCGGGACTTTGCCGGGGGTGTCATCGTTCCAGTTGCATTTTGCGGATCATGACATTTTGACGCCGGGTGATGCGCCGAATGTGTTGGTGGCGATGAATCCTGCTGCGTTGAAGGCGAACCTGGCGGATGTGCCGCTCGGTGGCGAGATCATCGTGAACACCGATGAGTTCGCGAAGCGGGCGATGGCGAAGGTCGGCTATGCCACCTCGCCGTTGGATGACGGCACCCTGGAGGGTTACCGGGTTCATCCGGTGCCGTTGACGAGTCTGACCATCGAGGCGTTGAAAGACTTCGGACTGTCCCGTAAGGAAGCGGAACGGTCGAAGAACATGTTCGCGCTCGGGTTGCTGTCGTGGATGTATCACCGGCCGACCGAGGGCACGGAAGCATTCCTGCGGTCGAAGTTCGCGAAGAAGCCACAGATCGCGGAGGCGAACATCGCCGCGTTCAGAGCGGGCTGGAACTTCGGCGAGACAACGGAAGACTTCGCGGTCTCCTACGAGATCGCCCCGGCGACCTCGGCGTTCACCCCGGGCACCTACCGCAACATGTCCGGGAACCTGGCCCTGTCACTGGGTTTGATCGCCGCCTCCCAGCAGGCAGACCTGCCCCTGTATCTGGGCTCGTATCCGATCACCCCAGCGTCGGACATTTTGCATGAACTGTCCAAGCACAAAAACTTCGGGGTCCGCACCTTCCAGGCGGAAGACGAGATCGCGGGGATCGGCGCAGCGTTGGGAGCGGCGTTCGGTGGCCAGTTGGCGGTGACCACCACCTCTGGACCGGGTGTCGCGTTGAAGTCGGAGACCATCGGGCTGGCCGTGTCGTTGGAGCTGCCCTTGTTGATCGTGGACATCCAACGCGGTGGGCCGTCCACCGGGCTGCCCACCAAAACCGAGCAGGCCGACCTGTTGCAGGCCATGTATGGGCGCAACGGCGAAGCACCGGTACCGATCGTGGCGCCGAAAACCCCCGGCGACTGCTTCAACGCAGCCCTGGACGCAGCCCGTATCGCCCTCACCTACCGCACCCCCGTCTTCCTCCTCTCCGACGGCTACCTCGCCAACGGCTCCGAACCCTGGCGCATCCCCGACCTCACCGAACTCCCCGACCTCAAAGTTCAATTCACCACCACCACGAACCACACCCTCGCCGACGGCACCGAAGTGTTCTGGCCCTACAAACGCGACCCGCAGACCCTCGCCCGCCCCTGGGCCGTCCCCGGCACCCCCGGACTCGAACACCGCATCGGCGGCATCGAAAAACAAGACGGCACCGGCAACATCTCCTACGACCCCGCCAACCACGAACACATGGTCCGCACCCGCCAAGCCAAAATCGACCACATCACCGTCCCCGACCTCACCGTCGACGACCCCCACAACGCCCGCACCCTCGTCCTGGGCTGGGGCTCCACCTACGGACCCATCACCGCAGCCGTCCGCCGCCTCCGCGCCGACGGCCACCCCATCGCCCAAGCACACCTCACCCACCTCAACCCCTTCCCCACCAACCTCAAAACCATCCTCAACCACTACCAACACACCGTCATCCCCGAAATGAACCTCGGCCAACTCGCCACCCTCATCCGCGCCCGCTACCTCACCCCCGCCCACTCCCACACCCAGGTCAACGGAATGCCATTCAAGGCCGAACAGCTCGCCGCGGCCCTCAAGGAGCACATCCATGACTGA
- a CDS encoding SMP-30/gluconolactonase/LRE family protein, which produces MEPSLQTSRRTLLRLAAVGAAGGAIAATPLPAFAATGADRCPLPRTLSVTAPGLYPEGVAWDPRRKAFLVGSTAQGTISVVRADGSLSVLVAPFARVSVIGIQVDAVRGSIQAAYSDYFFRRLGMVDTSLPPVNGVGSFDLATGAVRQLVPVSTGESEPRTNDVTTDRHGDIYVTDTEADTITRVSRDGEVLQVIRDDRFTADGTGPNGIVAHPAGHLLMGKYDGGRLFRIDRPRSARPIVREVRLDRAPASIDGIALRPDGSLVVVVNDLSLPGGAGGRDAVVVLRSTDGWRTARTLRDQTWPLADPTTVAVTPYGDYVVSGGLREILAGVPSTTPGQFQLRRR; this is translated from the coding sequence GTGGAACCCTCACTGCAGACATCCCGCCGCACTCTTCTGCGCCTCGCGGCAGTCGGCGCGGCCGGTGGCGCCATCGCCGCCACCCCGCTGCCCGCGTTCGCCGCCACCGGCGCGGACCGCTGCCCGCTGCCGCGGACCCTCTCGGTCACCGCTCCGGGGCTCTATCCGGAAGGCGTCGCCTGGGACCCAAGACGCAAGGCGTTCCTGGTGGGCTCCACCGCCCAGGGCACCATCTCGGTGGTGCGCGCCGATGGTTCGCTCTCCGTGCTGGTCGCCCCGTTCGCCCGGGTGTCCGTGATCGGCATCCAGGTGGACGCGGTCCGCGGCAGCATCCAGGCCGCCTACAGCGACTACTTCTTCCGCCGTCTGGGCATGGTGGACACCTCCCTGCCCCCGGTGAACGGCGTCGGCAGCTTCGACCTGGCCACCGGGGCCGTACGGCAGCTGGTCCCCGTCTCGACCGGGGAGTCCGAGCCGCGGACCAACGACGTCACCACCGACCGACACGGCGACATCTACGTCACCGACACCGAAGCCGACACCATCACCCGTGTGAGCCGGGACGGTGAGGTGCTCCAGGTGATCCGCGACGACCGCTTCACGGCCGACGGCACCGGTCCCAACGGCATCGTCGCCCACCCCGCCGGGCATCTGCTGATGGGCAAGTACGACGGCGGCCGGCTCTTTCGCATCGACCGTCCGCGTTCGGCGCGCCCCATCGTCCGCGAAGTGCGCCTGGATCGCGCGCCCGCCTCCATCGACGGCATCGCGCTGCGCCCGGACGGTTCCCTGGTCGTCGTGGTGAACGACCTCTCGCTGCCCGGCGGTGCAGGCGGCCGGGACGCCGTGGTCGTCCTGCGGTCCACGGACGGCTGGCGCACGGCCCGTACCCTGCGCGACCAGACCTGGCCGCTCGCCGACCCCACCACCGTGGCCGTGACGCCGTACGGCGACTACGTGGTCAGCGGGGGCCTCAGGGAAATCCTCGCCGGGGTGCCCTCCACCACTCCCGGCCAGTTCCAACTGCGCCGGCGCTGA
- a CDS encoding MMPL family transporter — MPHRPRTGAPPQQASPGGPFTALARLSCNRPRLLLLLTLILLAGAVVLGSGVADRLRSGGSGGVVDPASESSYAAKVLEREFPDARPNVVLLVEADGSGKGVDDPGIARQGRELADRLAAVPGVTGVASYWSTRSPALRSQDGREAMVVARIDGDELAAERTLEDRIIPRFDGRQDDLTVRIGGSVAVQHEQQKLIAEDLIRAELIALPITLLILMVVFGSAVAALLPIGIGVIAILGTNAVLRVITEFTDVSVFATNLTTALGLGLAIDYALLIVRRYREELDTGKDLRDALTTTLNTAGRTVLFSAATVAVSLAAMMVFPLYFLRSLAYAGISVVVLAAVAALVVLPALLVVLGPRIDAWDVRKLLKRRSGGQRKSAPGAAWARLAQGVMRRAPLVATGTFAVLLLLGAPFLNVDFGTADYRQLPSSAQSRQVQESIKDGFQGSPTGAIEVVTERAAGAELGSYAEELSALPGVLRVDAPQGRYADGEVSGSAQPSRTAGDTSYLTVVPGVEAVSEEGKELVRDVRAVGTPFPAHVSGTTAALIDSQSAIGRGLPWAIGIIVLATLVLVFLLTGSVLVPVQAVLLNALSLTAMLGAVVWVFQDGNFSGLLGFTPTGSIETALPVLMFCLAFGLSMDYGVFLLSRINEERLRTGDHRAAVVEGIRGTGGVITAAAVVLAVVMVAIGSSRITNTKMLGLGVALAILMDAMVIRTLLVPAVLSLTGKATWWAPGPLRRLHARFGISEGGSVHHDAGPRADEGREPTADTAGRATADRETADPDAVDPPVRTAVAPADEQHRTAAKI, encoded by the coding sequence ATGCCGCATCGACCACGCACCGGTGCCCCGCCCCAGCAGGCTTCGCCCGGCGGCCCCTTCACCGCCCTGGCCCGCTTAAGTTGCAACCGGCCACGGCTGCTGCTCCTCCTCACCCTGATCCTGTTGGCCGGTGCCGTGGTCCTCGGCAGCGGAGTGGCCGACCGGCTGCGCAGCGGAGGCAGTGGCGGTGTCGTCGACCCCGCCTCGGAGTCGTCGTACGCCGCGAAGGTGCTGGAGCGGGAGTTCCCCGACGCCCGGCCCAACGTCGTCCTGCTCGTCGAGGCCGACGGCTCGGGGAAGGGCGTCGACGACCCGGGGATCGCCCGGCAGGGTCGGGAGCTCGCCGACCGGCTGGCCGCCGTTCCCGGAGTCACCGGTGTCGCGTCCTACTGGAGCACCCGCTCCCCCGCCCTGCGCTCGCAGGACGGCCGGGAGGCGATGGTGGTCGCCCGCATCGACGGTGATGAACTGGCGGCGGAACGCACACTCGAAGACCGGATCATCCCCCGCTTCGACGGCCGGCAGGACGACCTCACCGTACGGATCGGTGGGAGCGTCGCCGTCCAGCACGAGCAGCAGAAGCTGATCGCCGAGGATCTGATCAGGGCCGAGCTGATCGCCCTGCCGATCACCCTGTTGATCCTGATGGTGGTCTTCGGCAGCGCGGTCGCGGCGCTGCTGCCCATCGGCATCGGGGTGATCGCCATCCTCGGCACCAATGCGGTGCTGCGGGTCATCACCGAGTTCACCGATGTGTCGGTCTTCGCCACCAATCTGACCACCGCGCTCGGCCTCGGGCTCGCCATCGACTACGCCTTGTTGATCGTGCGGCGCTACCGCGAGGAGTTGGACACCGGCAAGGACCTCCGGGACGCACTGACCACCACCTTGAACACCGCGGGGCGCACGGTGTTGTTCTCGGCGGCGACCGTCGCCGTCTCGCTCGCCGCCATGATGGTGTTCCCGCTGTACTTCCTGCGCTCGCTCGCCTACGCCGGCATCAGTGTGGTGGTGTTGGCGGCCGTGGCCGCCCTGGTGGTGCTGCCGGCCCTGCTCGTGGTACTCGGTCCGCGCATCGACGCATGGGACGTCCGCAAGCTGCTCAAGCGGCGCTCGGGCGGCCAGCGGAAGTCCGCTCCTGGGGCGGCCTGGGCACGGTTGGCACAGGGTGTGATGCGGCGTGCGCCGCTGGTCGCGACCGGTACGTTCGCCGTGCTGCTGCTCCTGGGCGCCCCCTTCCTCAACGTCGACTTCGGTACGGCCGACTACCGCCAATTGCCCTCGTCCGCGCAGTCCCGGCAGGTGCAGGAAAGCATCAAGGACGGGTTCCAGGGCAGTCCCACCGGAGCGATCGAGGTCGTCACCGAGCGGGCAGCCGGCGCTGAGCTGGGGAGCTATGCCGAGGAGCTGTCCGCCCTGCCCGGCGTACTGCGGGTGGACGCCCCGCAGGGCCGCTACGCGGACGGTGAGGTCTCGGGTAGCGCCCAGCCCTCCCGTACCGCAGGTGACACCTCGTACCTGACGGTGGTGCCCGGGGTGGAGGCCGTGTCCGAGGAGGGCAAGGAACTGGTGCGGGACGTACGGGCAGTGGGAACGCCGTTCCCGGCCCATGTGTCCGGTACGACCGCAGCCCTGATCGACAGTCAGTCGGCCATCGGTCGTGGGTTGCCGTGGGCGATCGGCATCATCGTCCTCGCCACGCTGGTGCTCGTGTTCCTGTTGACCGGCAGTGTGCTGGTGCCCGTGCAGGCGGTGCTGCTCAATGCGCTCAGTCTGACCGCGATGCTCGGAGCAGTCGTCTGGGTGTTCCAGGACGGCAACTTCTCGGGCCTGTTGGGCTTCACACCGACGGGCAGCATCGAGACGGCACTACCGGTGCTGATGTTCTGCCTGGCCTTCGGTCTCTCCATGGACTACGGGGTCTTCCTGCTGTCCCGGATCAACGAGGAGCGGCTGCGCACCGGCGACCACAGGGCCGCGGTCGTCGAGGGCATCCGGGGCACCGGTGGGGTGATCACCGCTGCCGCGGTGGTGCTCGCGGTGGTGATGGTGGCCATCGGCAGCTCGCGGATCACCAACACCAAGATGTTGGGGCTCGGTGTGGCCCTCGCCATCCTCATGGACGCCATGGTCATCCGTACGCTGCTGGTCCCCGCGGTGCTCTCGCTCACGGGCAAGGCCACCTGGTGGGCACCGGGGCCGCTACGCCGGTTGCACGCGCGGTTCGGCATCAGCGAAGGCGGTTCGGTGCATCACGATGCGGGTCCGCGTGCCGACGAGGGCCGTGAACCGACTGCCGACACCGCGGGGCGTGCCACGGCCGATCGAGAGACGGCTGATCCGGATGCGGTCGATCCG